A genomic segment from Corylus avellana chromosome ca5, CavTom2PMs-1.0 encodes:
- the LOC132180270 gene encoding casparian strip membrane protein 6, protein MKADAIELGVGKSSPKRGGLNRGVSILDFIIRIVAIPGTIGSAIAMATTNETLPFVTRFVRFRAEYNDLPMFTFFVVANSIVSAYLLLSLPLSIFHILRSSAERSRILFIFLDTAMLGLLTAGASAAASIVYLAHKGNAKANWLAICQQFNSFCERTSGSLIGSFLGVVAFILLILLSAVALSRR, encoded by the exons ATGAAGGCAGATGCAATTGAGCTTGGTGTGGGGAAGAGTTCTCCCAAAAGGGGTGGCTTGAACAGAGGGGTGTCCATCCTTGACTTCATTATAAGAATAGTTGCAATTCCTGGTACCATCGGGAGTGCCATAGCCATGGCAACAACTAATGAAACACTTCCTTTTGTCACACGGTTCGTTCGATTCAGGGCTGAGTACAATGATCTGCCAATGTTTAC GTTTTTTGTGGTTGCGAATTCCATTGTATCCGCCTATCTCCtactttctctccctctttctatCTTCCACATTCTGAGGAGCAGTGCGGAAAGAAGTaggattctcttcattttccttGACACG gCAATGCTAGGCCTTTTGACGGCGGGAGCTTCTGCAGCAGCATCTATCGTGTACTTGGCGCACAAGGGGAATGCAAAGGCAAATTGGTTAGCCATCTGTCAACAGTTCAACTCCTTTTGCGAGCGCACTTCTGGCTCTTTGATTGGATCCTTTCTAGGCGTTGTTGCGTTTATACTCCTAATCCTCTTATCAGCTGTGGCCCTTTCTCGACGTTGA
- the LOC132180426 gene encoding KH domain-containing protein HEN4 isoform X2, which yields MAGQRNTYGKRTNSQSDYSDNGGNKRRNPGDDRDQFVIDSEDTVYRYLCPVRKIGSVIGRGGEIVKQLRADTKSKIRIGETVPGCEERVVTIYSSSDETNSLEDSGNYVCPAQDALYKVHDRVVAEDLHGDDESDGGHQVTARLLVPSDQIGCVIGKGGQIVQNIRGETGAQIRILKDEHLPPCALSSDELVQITGEAPVVKKALSQIASRLHDNPSRSQHLLTSSVPNMYGSGGSLMGPSAGAPIVGIAPLMGPYGGYKGDTGDWSRSLYSAPRDEGSSKEFSLRIVCPTGNIGGVIGKGGVIINQIRQESGAVIKVDSSAAEGDDCLITISAKEFFEDSYSPTIEAAVRLQPRCSEKVERDSGVISFTTRLLVPTSRIGCLIGKGGAIVTEMRRVTKANIRILSKENLPKVASEDDEMVQIAGDLDVAKDALMQVVTRLRANLFDREGAMSTFLPVLPYLPVSADGSDGFNYESRDNKRHGRGHSYSGGYGGSSDMAGGDSYGSYGGSQIGGSGSAYGAYGGHPSGRTSNTGMSGQTPVSRRRNYGY from the exons ATGGCTGGTCAGAGGAATACTTATGGTAAGCGTACCAATTCTCAGTCTGACTATTCTGACAATGGAGGAAATAAAAGGAGAAATCCTGGTGATGATAGAGACCAATTTGTTATAGATTCAGAAGATACTGTGTACCGGTATTTGTGCCCTGTAAGAAAGATTGGAAGTGTTATCGGTAGGGGAGGGGAAATTGTCAAGCAGTTGAGGGCAGACACTAAATCGAAGATTAGGATTGGTGAGACAGTGCCCGGATGTGAGGAGCGTGTTGTTACAATCTACAGCTCCAGTGATGAGACTAATTCCCTTGAAGATAGTGGTAATTATGTTTGTCCCGCTCAGGATGCTCTTTACAAGGTGCATGACAGAGTTGTTGCTGAAGATTTGCATGGTGATGATGAATCTGATGGAGGTCACCAGGTTACTGCTCGGCTTCTTGTTCCATCCGATCAGATTGGTTGTGTCATTGGAAAAGGGGGACAGATAGTTCAGAATATTCGCGGTGAGACTGGAGCCCAAATTCGCATTCTTAAGGATGAACATTTGCCTCCTTGTGCCTTGAGCTCCGATGAGCTTGTACAG ATAACTGGGGAAGCTCCAGTTGTGAAAAAGGCCCTGTCTCAAATTGCGTCTCGCCTTCATGATAACCCATCACGATCTCAGCATTTGCTTACTTCTTCTGTGCCCAATATGTACGGATCTGGTGGTTCACTTATGGGTCCATCTGCTGGTGCCCCGATTGTTGGCATAGCTCCACTGATGGGTCCTTATGGAGGATACAAGGGTGATACTGGAGACTGGTCACGCTCCTTATACTCTGCTCCGAGGGATGAGGGATCTTCAAAAGAATTTTCCCTTCGTATAGTTTGTCCTACTGGCAATATTGGAGGTGTGATTGGCAAGGGTGGTGTTATAATCAATCAGATAAGACAAGAATCTGGGGCAGTCATTAAAGTTGATAGTTCGGCTGCTGAAGGAGATGATTGCTTAATAACTATATCAGCCAAGGAG TTCTTTGAAGACTCGTATTCTCCAACCATAGAAGCCGCTGTGCGATTGCAACCCAGGTGCAGTGAGAAAGTTGAAAGAGACTCAGGAGTTATCTCATTCACAACCCGCCTACTTGTGCCGACTTCACGAATTGGCTGCCTTATTGGTAAAGGAGGAGCTATTGTGACTGAGATGAGGAGAGTCACCAAAGCTAATATCCGCATACTCTCAAAGGAGAACCTTCCCAAAGTTGCATCTGAAGATGATGAGATGGTGCAG ATTGCTGGAGACCTTGATGTTGCCAAGGATGCTCTTATGCAAGTTGTCACACGCTTGAGAGCAAATCTTTTTGATAGGGAGGGTGCAATGTCTACGTTTCTTCCCGTTCTGCCTTATCTGCCTGTGTCAGCAGATGGTTCTGATGGTTTCAACTATGAAAGTAGAGATAATAAAAGACATGGACGTGGGCATTCTTATTCTGGCGGTTATGGTGGCTCAAGTGATATGGCAGGTGGTGACAGTTATGGAAGTTATGGAGGCTCACAG ATTGGAGGTAGTGGCAGTGCTTATGGAGCTTACGGAGGTCATCCTTCGGGACGTACTAGTAATACTGG GATGTCAGGACAGACCCCTGTTTCTCGTCGGAGAAACTATGGTTACTAG
- the LOC132180426 gene encoding KH domain-containing protein HEN4 isoform X1, producing MAGQRNTYGKRTNSQSDYSDNGGNKRRNPGDDRDQFVIDSEDTVYRYLCPVRKIGSVIGRGGEIVKQLRADTKSKIRIGETVPGCEERVVTIYSSSDETNSLEDSGNYVCPAQDALYKVHDRVVAEDLHGDDESDGGHQVTARLLVPSDQIGCVIGKGGQIVQNIRGETGAQIRILKDEHLPPCALSSDELVQITGEAPVVKKALSQIASRLHDNPSRSQHLLTSSVPNMYGSGGSLMGPSAGAPIVGIAPLMGPYGGYKGDTGDWSRSLYSAPRDEGSSKEFSLRIVCPTGNIGGVIGKGGVIINQIRQESGAVIKVDSSAAEGDDCLITISAKEFFEDSYSPTIEAAVRLQPRCSEKVERDSGVISFTTRLLVPTSRIGCLIGKGGAIVTEMRRVTKANIRILSKENLPKVASEDDEMVQIAGDLDVAKDALMQVVTRLRANLFDREGAMSTFLPVLPYLPVSADGSDGFNYESRDNKRHGRGHSYSGGYGGSSDMAGGDSYGSYGGSQIGGSGSAYGAYGGHPSGRTSNTGRMSGQTPVSRRRNYGY from the exons ATGGCTGGTCAGAGGAATACTTATGGTAAGCGTACCAATTCTCAGTCTGACTATTCTGACAATGGAGGAAATAAAAGGAGAAATCCTGGTGATGATAGAGACCAATTTGTTATAGATTCAGAAGATACTGTGTACCGGTATTTGTGCCCTGTAAGAAAGATTGGAAGTGTTATCGGTAGGGGAGGGGAAATTGTCAAGCAGTTGAGGGCAGACACTAAATCGAAGATTAGGATTGGTGAGACAGTGCCCGGATGTGAGGAGCGTGTTGTTACAATCTACAGCTCCAGTGATGAGACTAATTCCCTTGAAGATAGTGGTAATTATGTTTGTCCCGCTCAGGATGCTCTTTACAAGGTGCATGACAGAGTTGTTGCTGAAGATTTGCATGGTGATGATGAATCTGATGGAGGTCACCAGGTTACTGCTCGGCTTCTTGTTCCATCCGATCAGATTGGTTGTGTCATTGGAAAAGGGGGACAGATAGTTCAGAATATTCGCGGTGAGACTGGAGCCCAAATTCGCATTCTTAAGGATGAACATTTGCCTCCTTGTGCCTTGAGCTCCGATGAGCTTGTACAG ATAACTGGGGAAGCTCCAGTTGTGAAAAAGGCCCTGTCTCAAATTGCGTCTCGCCTTCATGATAACCCATCACGATCTCAGCATTTGCTTACTTCTTCTGTGCCCAATATGTACGGATCTGGTGGTTCACTTATGGGTCCATCTGCTGGTGCCCCGATTGTTGGCATAGCTCCACTGATGGGTCCTTATGGAGGATACAAGGGTGATACTGGAGACTGGTCACGCTCCTTATACTCTGCTCCGAGGGATGAGGGATCTTCAAAAGAATTTTCCCTTCGTATAGTTTGTCCTACTGGCAATATTGGAGGTGTGATTGGCAAGGGTGGTGTTATAATCAATCAGATAAGACAAGAATCTGGGGCAGTCATTAAAGTTGATAGTTCGGCTGCTGAAGGAGATGATTGCTTAATAACTATATCAGCCAAGGAG TTCTTTGAAGACTCGTATTCTCCAACCATAGAAGCCGCTGTGCGATTGCAACCCAGGTGCAGTGAGAAAGTTGAAAGAGACTCAGGAGTTATCTCATTCACAACCCGCCTACTTGTGCCGACTTCACGAATTGGCTGCCTTATTGGTAAAGGAGGAGCTATTGTGACTGAGATGAGGAGAGTCACCAAAGCTAATATCCGCATACTCTCAAAGGAGAACCTTCCCAAAGTTGCATCTGAAGATGATGAGATGGTGCAG ATTGCTGGAGACCTTGATGTTGCCAAGGATGCTCTTATGCAAGTTGTCACACGCTTGAGAGCAAATCTTTTTGATAGGGAGGGTGCAATGTCTACGTTTCTTCCCGTTCTGCCTTATCTGCCTGTGTCAGCAGATGGTTCTGATGGTTTCAACTATGAAAGTAGAGATAATAAAAGACATGGACGTGGGCATTCTTATTCTGGCGGTTATGGTGGCTCAAGTGATATGGCAGGTGGTGACAGTTATGGAAGTTATGGAGGCTCACAG ATTGGAGGTAGTGGCAGTGCTTATGGAGCTTACGGAGGTCATCCTTCGGGACGTACTAGTAATACTGG CAGGATGTCAGGACAGACCCCTGTTTCTCGTCGGAGAAACTATGGTTACTAG
- the LOC132180426 gene encoding KH domain-containing protein At4g18375 isoform X3, which produces MAGQRNTYDSEDTVYRYLCPVRKIGSVIGRGGEIVKQLRADTKSKIRIGETVPGCEERVVTIYSSSDETNSLEDSGNYVCPAQDALYKVHDRVVAEDLHGDDESDGGHQVTARLLVPSDQIGCVIGKGGQIVQNIRGETGAQIRILKDEHLPPCALSSDELVQITGEAPVVKKALSQIASRLHDNPSRSQHLLTSSVPNMYGSGGSLMGPSAGAPIVGIAPLMGPYGGYKGDTGDWSRSLYSAPRDEGSSKEFSLRIVCPTGNIGGVIGKGGVIINQIRQESGAVIKVDSSAAEGDDCLITISAKEFFEDSYSPTIEAAVRLQPRCSEKVERDSGVISFTTRLLVPTSRIGCLIGKGGAIVTEMRRVTKANIRILSKENLPKVASEDDEMVQIAGDLDVAKDALMQVVTRLRANLFDREGAMSTFLPVLPYLPVSADGSDGFNYESRDNKRHGRGHSYSGGYGGSSDMAGGDSYGSYGGSQIGGSGSAYGAYGGHPSGRTSNTGRMSGQTPVSRRRNYGY; this is translated from the exons ATGGCTGGTCAGAGGAATACTTATG ATTCAGAAGATACTGTGTACCGGTATTTGTGCCCTGTAAGAAAGATTGGAAGTGTTATCGGTAGGGGAGGGGAAATTGTCAAGCAGTTGAGGGCAGACACTAAATCGAAGATTAGGATTGGTGAGACAGTGCCCGGATGTGAGGAGCGTGTTGTTACAATCTACAGCTCCAGTGATGAGACTAATTCCCTTGAAGATAGTGGTAATTATGTTTGTCCCGCTCAGGATGCTCTTTACAAGGTGCATGACAGAGTTGTTGCTGAAGATTTGCATGGTGATGATGAATCTGATGGAGGTCACCAGGTTACTGCTCGGCTTCTTGTTCCATCCGATCAGATTGGTTGTGTCATTGGAAAAGGGGGACAGATAGTTCAGAATATTCGCGGTGAGACTGGAGCCCAAATTCGCATTCTTAAGGATGAACATTTGCCTCCTTGTGCCTTGAGCTCCGATGAGCTTGTACAG ATAACTGGGGAAGCTCCAGTTGTGAAAAAGGCCCTGTCTCAAATTGCGTCTCGCCTTCATGATAACCCATCACGATCTCAGCATTTGCTTACTTCTTCTGTGCCCAATATGTACGGATCTGGTGGTTCACTTATGGGTCCATCTGCTGGTGCCCCGATTGTTGGCATAGCTCCACTGATGGGTCCTTATGGAGGATACAAGGGTGATACTGGAGACTGGTCACGCTCCTTATACTCTGCTCCGAGGGATGAGGGATCTTCAAAAGAATTTTCCCTTCGTATAGTTTGTCCTACTGGCAATATTGGAGGTGTGATTGGCAAGGGTGGTGTTATAATCAATCAGATAAGACAAGAATCTGGGGCAGTCATTAAAGTTGATAGTTCGGCTGCTGAAGGAGATGATTGCTTAATAACTATATCAGCCAAGGAG TTCTTTGAAGACTCGTATTCTCCAACCATAGAAGCCGCTGTGCGATTGCAACCCAGGTGCAGTGAGAAAGTTGAAAGAGACTCAGGAGTTATCTCATTCACAACCCGCCTACTTGTGCCGACTTCACGAATTGGCTGCCTTATTGGTAAAGGAGGAGCTATTGTGACTGAGATGAGGAGAGTCACCAAAGCTAATATCCGCATACTCTCAAAGGAGAACCTTCCCAAAGTTGCATCTGAAGATGATGAGATGGTGCAG ATTGCTGGAGACCTTGATGTTGCCAAGGATGCTCTTATGCAAGTTGTCACACGCTTGAGAGCAAATCTTTTTGATAGGGAGGGTGCAATGTCTACGTTTCTTCCCGTTCTGCCTTATCTGCCTGTGTCAGCAGATGGTTCTGATGGTTTCAACTATGAAAGTAGAGATAATAAAAGACATGGACGTGGGCATTCTTATTCTGGCGGTTATGGTGGCTCAAGTGATATGGCAGGTGGTGACAGTTATGGAAGTTATGGAGGCTCACAG ATTGGAGGTAGTGGCAGTGCTTATGGAGCTTACGGAGGTCATCCTTCGGGACGTACTAGTAATACTGG CAGGATGTCAGGACAGACCCCTGTTTCTCGTCGGAGAAACTATGGTTACTAG